The proteins below are encoded in one region of Brachyspira intermedia PWS/A:
- a CDS encoding midas domain-containing protein has product MSDKNKISIFVYVSILINLIVLALFITFVFGLKKDAFDVDTKKLDRNALICQNSIVNLVKDYDERLNKIVDSYPFINLLQQVILNGIDTAERDRIISIFRSGNYPFDTVALYLADGKSVFSSPVKTKPVDLESYKNSKAIAFFDKDYDGVYFVKPIKNDRGIEVGYIVASVFKKIFENTPYNLNFVVLSNGVVYYNPSIDINSISIDSLTQYMNKDIGSTGNIEADNNTFAFYSGKVKDIDNFSIGILELNVPIVQKYLKYIILGLLSLSFIFLLTTALVERFKPAANNNIVNDEPEDDDIYDESEPPENNYANSNIVNDEEFNIDDYDNDIEGLDDESIKYLNKVDKITKNSKIDLPNLDEVEDIKVEDHDNNLNNIIDYEDDEIKLDDVLEDGGEKLKDDDEEDEDIKLEDLSSLDKVLENEDDDESIKLENIENLDDVLDEQNNELEDIPSLDDVLNEDNENKDDTTEENNDELDDIPSLDEVLDEDNENKGDTTEENNDEIDDIPSLDEVLDEDNENKGDTTEENNDELDDIPSLDKVLDEDNENKDDTTEENNDELDDIPSLDDVLDEINKNKYDNSKDTNDELDDIPSLDDVLDQDNENKDDSTEENNDENIPEMKEYSDEELLDSSNILDDDEDNNIDDTIEDLDDIPNLNDEIKEPEEDNEDDKNMLEMEEYSDEELLDNSILDDDEDNNIDDTIEDLDDIPNLDDEIKESEETDNNEEDNNENVPEMKEYSDEELLDSSNILDDDEDNNIDDTIGDLDDIPNLDDEIKESEETDNNEEDNNENIPEMKEYSDEELLDSSNILDDDEDNNIDDTIGDLDDIPNLDDEIKESEEIDNNEEDNNENVPEMKEYSDEELLDSSNILDDDNEEDLNDIPDSDDEIKESKEDDNEELEETVDNDNNSSDNDIIKGIDDIIDDNDDNNEGDILISHGSILEDEIVKKEEEYFSSSDAFNFSLNRDFLLGDYDDEENDSNNNESSNISPNFSEEYDDGEVIKPASEKDTFDTEDLIDRDLYDPEEVPKVPDDFYREAEEKVKENMTSNWKKVLKALRGKKFVNKNMNEMLEWVKEQSGLDIIHAAMLSRQDNGSYDIVESQNISDSTKDKLNISENEALFKKILSHKKTLYVSDPFASDSIKSKFDPEDRKDISHMIFVPIENDEGGLKSFFIGLSSN; this is encoded by the coding sequence ATGTCTGACAAAAATAAGATATCTATCTTTGTGTATGTATCTATACTTATAAATTTAATAGTTCTTGCACTATTTATTACATTTGTATTTGGTCTGAAAAAAGATGCTTTTGATGTTGATACAAAGAAACTTGATAGAAATGCTTTAATATGTCAGAATAGTATAGTCAATTTAGTTAAAGATTATGATGAAAGACTTAATAAAATAGTTGATAGTTATCCTTTTATTAATCTTTTACAGCAGGTTATATTAAATGGAATAGACACTGCCGAGAGAGACAGAATAATATCAATATTCAGAAGCGGAAACTATCCATTTGATACTGTAGCGTTATATTTGGCTGATGGAAAATCAGTATTTTCTTCACCCGTTAAAACTAAGCCTGTAGATTTAGAAAGCTATAAAAACTCTAAGGCAATTGCATTTTTTGATAAAGATTATGACGGTGTATACTTTGTTAAGCCTATAAAAAATGACAGAGGAATAGAAGTAGGATACATAGTAGCAAGTGTATTTAAAAAAATATTTGAAAATACTCCATACAATTTAAATTTTGTAGTACTTTCTAATGGTGTTGTTTATTATAACCCTTCTATAGATATTAATAGCATATCAATAGATAGTTTAACTCAATATATGAACAAGGATATAGGAAGTACTGGAAATATTGAAGCTGATAATAACACATTTGCATTTTATTCAGGTAAAGTTAAAGATATAGATAATTTCAGCATAGGTATATTAGAGCTTAATGTACCTATAGTTCAAAAATACTTAAAATATATAATACTAGGACTTCTATCATTATCTTTTATTTTCTTACTTACAACAGCTTTAGTGGAAAGATTCAAACCGGCTGCTAATAATAATATAGTAAATGATGAACCTGAAGACGATGACATATACGATGAGAGCGAACCTCCTGAAAATAATTATGCTAATTCAAATATCGTAAATGATGAAGAATTTAATATTGATGATTATGATAATGATATAGAAGGTTTGGATGATGAAAGTATAAAATATCTAAATAAAGTAGATAAAATCACCAAAAATAGTAAAATTGATTTGCCTAATTTAGATGAAGTTGAAGATATAAAAGTCGAAGATCATGATAATAATTTGAATAACATAATAGATTATGAAGATGATGAAATAAAATTAGATGACGTTTTAGAAGATGGTGGAGAAAAACTTAAAGATGATGACGAGGAAGATGAAGATATAAAATTAGAAGATTTATCATCTTTAGATAAAGTATTAGAAAATGAAGATGATGATGAAAGTATTAAATTAGAAAATATAGAAAATTTGGACGATGTACTTGATGAACAAAATAATGAATTAGAAGATATACCTAGTTTAGATGATGTACTAAATGAAGATAATGAAAATAAAGATGATACTACTGAAGAAAATAATGATGAACTAGATGATATACCTAGCTTAGATGAAGTACTTGACGAAGATAATGAAAATAAAGGTGATACTACTGAAGAAAATAATGATGAAATAGATGATATACCTAGCTTAGACGAAGTGCTTGACGAAGATAATGAAAATAAAGGTGATACTACTGAAGAAAATAATGATGAACTAGATGATATACCTAGCTTAGATAAAGTGCTTGATGAAGATAATGAAAATAAAGATGATACTACTGAAGAAAATAATGATGAACTAGATGATATACCTAGTTTAGATGATGTACTAGATGAAATTAATAAAAATAAATATGATAACTCTAAAGATACTAATGATGAACTAGATGATATACCTAGTTTAGATGATGTACTTGATCAAGATAATGAAAATAAAGATGATAGTACTGAAGAAAATAATGATGAAAATATTCCAGAAATGAAAGAATATTCTGATGAGGAACTTTTAGATTCTAGTAATATATTAGATGATGATGAAGATAACAATATAGATGATACTATTGAAGATTTGGACGATATACCTAATTTAAATGATGAAATAAAAGAACCTGAAGAAGATAATGAAGATGACAAAAATATGCTTGAAATGGAAGAGTATTCTGATGAAGAACTTTTAGATAATAGTATATTAGATGATGATGAAGACAATAATATAGATGATACTATTGAAGATTTGGATGATATACCTAATTTAGATGATGAAATTAAAGAGTCTGAAGAAACTGATAATAATGAAGAAGATAATAATGAAAATGTTCCTGAGATGAAAGAGTATTCTGATGAAGAGCTTTTAGATTCTAGTAATATATTAGATGATGATGAAGACAATAATATAGACGATACTATTGGAGATTTGGACGATATACCTAATTTAGATGATGAAATTAAAGAGTCTGAAGAAACTGATAATAATGAAGAAGATAATAATGAAAATATTCCAGAAATGAAAGAGTATTCTGATGAGGAACTTTTGGATTCTAGTAATATATTAGATGATGATGAAGACAATAATATAGACGATACTATTGGAGATTTGGACGATATACCTAATTTAGATGATGAAATTAAAGAGTCTGAAGAAATTGATAATAACGAAGAAGATAATAATGAAAATGTTCCTGAGATGAAAGAGTATTCTGATGAAGAGCTTTTAGATTCTAGTAATATATTAGATGATGATAATGAAGAAGATTTAAATGATATACCAGATTCAGATGATGAAATTAAAGAGTCTAAAGAAGATGATAATGAAGAATTGGAAGAAACTGTTGATAATGATAATAACTCATCTGACAATGATATTATAAAAGGGATTGATGATATTATAGATGATAATGATGATAACAATGAGGGGGATATTTTGATAAGTCATGGTTCTATTTTAGAAGATGAAATAGTAAAAAAAGAAGAAGAATATTTTTCTTCAAGCGATGCCTTTAATTTTTCGCTTAACAGAGATTTTTTACTAGGTGATTATGATGATGAAGAAAATGACAGTAATAATAATGAAAGCTCTAATATATCACCTAATTTCAGCGAAGAATATGATGACGGAGAAGTAATCAAACCTGCAAGTGAAAAAGATACTTTCGATACAGAAGATTTAATAGATAGGGATTTATATGATCCTGAAGAAGTACCTAAAGTTCCAGATGATTTTTACAGAGAGGCAGAAGAAAAAGTTAAAGAAAACATGACTTCTAATTGGAAAAAAGTTTTAAAAGCTCTTAGAGGTAAAAAATTTGTTAATAAAAATATGAATGAAATGCTAGAATGGGTAAAAGAGCAGTCAGGACTAGATATTATACATGCTGCTATGCTAAGCAGACAAGATAATGGAAGTTATGATATAGTAGAATCTCAAAATATATCTGATAGTACAAAAGATAAATTGAATATAAGCGAGAATGAAGCTTTATTCAAAAAGATTCTATCTCATAAAAAGACATTATATGTATCTGATCCTTTCGCTTCAGACTCTATAAAAAGTAAATTTGATCCTGAAGATAGAAAAGATATTTCTCATATGATATTTGTACCGATAGAAAATGATGAAGGAGGATTAAAATCATTTTTTATAGGTTTATCATCTAACTAG
- a CDS encoding HAD-IA family hydrolase has product MIKNIVSDIGNVLYEFSVNDFMNKYIDDEDKDKFMQNSFANKNWHLMDKGDLAFNDARKLFIEMNPKYKKIIDDLFDSSLTLCLNKNHNNISLLKEYKNKGYDIYYLSNMPSETFEELRKETDFFDNTCIGGVVSAHIKMIKPNRDIYEYFLNKFSLKADECLFIDDNINNVNTALEIGINAMQLKKIDDMKTILKDMLKQ; this is encoded by the coding sequence ATGATAAAAAATATTGTTTCAGATATTGGAAATGTATTATATGAGTTTAGTGTAAATGATTTTATGAATAAATATATAGATGATGAAGATAAAGATAAGTTTATGCAAAATTCATTTGCAAATAAAAATTGGCATCTTATGGATAAAGGTGATTTAGCCTTTAATGATGCAAGAAAACTATTTATAGAAATGAATCCTAAATATAAAAAAATTATAGATGATTTGTTTGACAGTTCATTAACTTTATGTCTTAATAAGAATCATAACAATATTTCTTTACTTAAAGAATATAAAAATAAAGGATATGATATATACTATCTATCTAATATGCCTTCAGAAACATTTGAAGAATTAAGAAAAGAAACTGATTTTTTTGATAATACTTGTATTGGAGGAGTGGTTTCTGCTCATATAAAAATGATTAAACCCAATAGGGATATTTATGAATATTTTTTGAATAAATTTAGCCTAAAAGCTGATGAATGCTTATTTATAGATGATAATATAAATAATGTTAATACTGCTTTAGAGATTGGTATTAATGCTATGCAATTAAAAAAAATAGACGATATGAAAACTATATTAAAAGATATGCTTAAACAATAA
- a CDS encoding sensor histidine kinase — protein sequence MNFIKKILLKIKNRYGILFPSLICFFTLVNFIATLWISSFIYEPNITNQFYTFSVMFFPLTSIIIGVIVIIKFIVDAIMKKEGSHLKLVIVLIMGLMTVLPSIVISKISTYIIKTNLNLFLDQNINSSVEYVIDISNKEITEKQAFMSEVIDKIGINYFNNLFENLGIGYSEYEDISQMIKTSEYFSNIVFLSNSYNVNNIIFFNSANYIPLDINYKLTNTNTLFINSEYNGSFYVNAIIPLSYSNNYVIWSETMPKNYIEVRNNALESFRIYNSVNMFTNEFSMILSLLYIFILGISAFFSIILGIALSRLITRPISLILNATNSITNADFNIDMKLGGVHDMRNLIHRFNVMARALKYHRDRENTRARLETWREAAIKVAHEIKNPLMPIIMNAELIDRKISVNMTEKDVARAKNSSNIIIKNANVISNLVRSFSEFSFAIKLSDEKQSINGALIEVLESFKNINTIKFSVVLSKHDYFINMDREKLIMAFRNLIKNAIEAMEKSSRSVIYISSYHEIIDLNEFFIISITDTGIGIENNNLHKIFEPYFTSKEKGTGIGLSTVEKIISEHNGTIDVESIPDEGTTFFIKFMVES from the coding sequence ATGAATTTTATTAAGAAAATACTATTAAAAATAAAAAACAGATATGGAATATTATTTCCAAGTCTTATATGTTTTTTTACTTTAGTAAATTTTATAGCCACTTTATGGATAAGCAGTTTTATATATGAACCTAACATTACAAATCAATTTTATACATTTTCTGTAATGTTTTTTCCTCTTACAAGCATTATAATAGGTGTTATAGTTATAATTAAATTTATAGTTGATGCTATAATGAAAAAAGAAGGTTCTCATCTAAAATTGGTAATAGTATTGATTATGGGGCTTATGACTGTTCTTCCAAGCATAGTTATAAGTAAAATATCAACATATATAATTAAGACAAACTTAAATTTATTTTTGGATCAAAATATAAACAGTTCTGTAGAATATGTAATAGACATTTCAAATAAAGAAATAACTGAAAAACAAGCATTTATGTCTGAAGTTATAGATAAAATAGGCATCAATTATTTTAATAATTTATTTGAGAATTTAGGAATAGGTTATTCAGAGTATGAGGATATAAGCCAGATGATAAAGACTTCAGAATATTTTAGTAATATAGTGTTTTTATCAAATTCTTATAATGTAAATAATATAATTTTTTTTAATTCTGCAAATTATATACCTCTTGATATTAACTATAAATTAACTAATACTAATACATTATTTATCAATAGTGAATATAACGGTTCATTTTATGTTAATGCTATTATACCATTATCATATAGCAATAATTATGTTATATGGTCTGAAACTATGCCAAAGAATTATATAGAAGTAAGAAACAATGCTTTGGAAAGTTTTAGGATATATAACTCTGTAAATATGTTTACTAATGAGTTTTCTATGATACTTAGCCTATTATATATATTTATTTTAGGTATATCTGCATTTTTTTCAATAATATTAGGAATAGCTTTATCAAGACTTATAACAAGACCTATAAGTTTAATACTTAATGCTACAAACTCTATAACTAATGCTGATTTTAATATAGATATGAAGCTTGGTGGTGTACATGATATGAGAAATTTGATACATAGATTCAATGTAATGGCTAGGGCATTAAAATACCATAGAGATAGAGAAAATACAAGAGCAAGACTTGAAACCTGGAGGGAAGCAGCCATTAAAGTAGCTCATGAAATAAAAAACCCTCTTATGCCTATAATAATGAATGCTGAACTTATAGATAGGAAAATATCTGTAAATATGACAGAAAAAGATGTTGCAAGAGCTAAAAATTCTTCTAATATCATAATAAAAAATGCTAATGTAATTTCTAATTTGGTGAGATCCTTTTCTGAATTTTCATTTGCTATTAAACTTTCTGATGAAAAACAGTCTATTAATGGTGCTTTAATAGAAGTTTTAGAATCTTTTAAGAATATAAATACTATTAAATTTAGTGTAGTATTGAGTAAGCATGATTATTTTATCAATATGGACAGGGAAAAATTAATAATGGCTTTTAGAAATTTGATAAAAAATGCTATAGAAGCTATGGAAAAGTCTTCAAGATCTGTTATATATATATCATCATACCATGAAATTATAGATTTGAACGAATTTTTTATTATCAGTATTACAGATACAGGTATTGGCATTGAAAATAATAATTTACATAAAATATTTGAGCCATATTTTACATCTAAAGAAAAGGGTACAGGTATAGGTCTTTCTACTGTAGAGAAAATAATATCAGAACATAATGGAACTATAGATGTAGAATCGATACCAGATGAAGGTACTACTTTCTTTATAAAGTTTATGGTTGAATCATAA
- a CDS encoding response regulator — MNYSAIIIDDDNNRLNKLKATLESSSIKVLIAENLYELISKIYKYSVKILVFNPNLVWINVIEFITELKNFLIMMNLQYFFYTKI; from the coding sequence ATGAATTACTCAGCTATAATTATAGATGATGATAATAATAGATTGAACAAACTAAAAGCTACTTTGGAAAGTTCTTCTATAAAAGTATTAATAGCTGAAAATTTATATGAACTTATAAGTAAAATATATAAATATAGTGTAAAAATTCTAGTATTTAATCCCAATCTTGTATGGATCAATGTGATAGAGTTCATTACGGAACTAAAAAACTTCCTAATTATGATGAATTTACAATATTTTTTTTATACGAAGATATAG
- a CDS encoding HD-GYP domain-containing protein yields MPKIIIPLNEVKEGMKVASNIYNSDDKRIVDIGTVITKDIIETLKRNSITTVSVMELLDLKKENTVNTSGDGKKPVLRGVMEENGKKILKIDSQEVAKRQESTIEKTKSLYETAKKGGGIDFDSMKKEVNNMLSSIVENKDAHSYLSMLKRKDETMYKHAVDVATLAAITAGELNLTKVDMANIMLGALVHDIGKVLIQESLLSKVNLTKEEEAILKKHPTQGYKLVKRDNLDDNIADIVLEHHEKYDGSGYPFQKDNKDISLYSKIVSICNTFNNLITKGEHGVPCTPDKAVKIIISLAKKDFDSDVVKAFQKAVGFYPNNTRVKLSNGSIARVIEQNPNLPLRPVLSIVKHLDGTVSDGLEVVDLSTSNDLFIKEIM; encoded by the coding sequence ATGCCAAAGATTATTATACCATTAAATGAAGTAAAAGAGGGAATGAAAGTAGCCAGTAATATATATAATAGCGATGATAAAAGAATTGTAGATATTGGAACTGTTATTACAAAAGATATTATAGAAACTTTAAAAAGAAATTCTATTACTACAGTTAGTGTAATGGAGCTTTTGGATTTAAAAAAAGAAAATACTGTTAATACTTCCGGAGACGGTAAAAAACCTGTATTAAGAGGCGTAATGGAAGAGAATGGAAAGAAAATACTTAAAATAGATAGTCAGGAAGTTGCTAAAAGACAGGAATCTACTATAGAAAAAACTAAGTCATTATATGAAACAGCTAAAAAGGGTGGAGGAATAGACTTTGATTCTATGAAAAAGGAAGTGAATAATATGCTTTCTTCTATTGTAGAAAATAAAGATGCCCACTCTTATCTTTCTATGTTAAAAAGAAAAGATGAAACTATGTATAAACATGCAGTTGATGTTGCAACATTGGCTGCTATTACTGCTGGTGAATTGAATCTTACTAAAGTAGATATGGCTAACATTATGCTTGGGGCTTTAGTACATGATATAGGGAAAGTTCTTATACAGGAAAGTTTGCTTTCAAAAGTTAATCTTACCAAGGAAGAAGAAGCTATATTGAAAAAACATCCTACCCAAGGATATAAATTAGTAAAAAGGGATAACTTAGATGATAATATAGCGGATATTGTATTAGAACATCATGAAAAATACGATGGAAGCGGATATCCTTTTCAAAAAGATAATAAAGATATAAGTTTGTACAGTAAAATAGTTTCTATTTGTAATACTTTTAATAATTTAATAACTAAAGGCGAACATGGTGTGCCATGCACTCCTGATAAAGCTGTAAAAATTATAATATCTTTAGCTAAAAAAGATTTTGACAGTGATGTTGTAAAAGCATTTCAGAAGGCTGTTGGATTCTATCCTAATAATACAAGAGTGAAACTTTCAAATGGCTCTATAGCAAGAGTTATAGAACAAAATCCTAATTTGCCTTTGAGACCTGTACTTTCTATTGTTAAACATCTTGATGGTACTGTTAGTGATGGATTAGAAGTTGTTGATTTATCTACATCTAATGACTTATTTATAAAAGAGATAATGTAA
- a CDS encoding chemotaxis protein CheX, with protein sequence MFDLDVVNAFSKGTVIILKSYFNSKVGKGDVRIYRNANHVGGVIVFVGITGDLSGRLMFNMSKATAFKLASALNMESITSIDDIFIATIKEFVNMVAGSAINDLSTKHIDLDMTPPAILMSEQMSMLEKENDKILSINYKTELGEIFMNLILFNQTN encoded by the coding sequence ATGTTTGATTTAGATGTAGTAAATGCTTTTAGCAAAGGTACAGTAATTATATTAAAAAGTTATTTCAATTCAAAAGTTGGAAAAGGTGATGTAAGAATATACAGAAATGCCAATCATGTTGGAGGCGTTATAGTATTTGTAGGTATTACTGGAGATTTAAGCGGAAGACTTATGTTTAATATGAGCAAAGCAACTGCTTTTAAATTGGCTTCAGCTCTTAATATGGAATCTATAACTTCAATAGATGATATATTTATTGCTACTATCAAAGAATTTGTTAATATGGTTGCTGGAAGCGCTATAAATGATTTATCAACAAAACATATAGATTTGGATATGACTCCTCCTGCAATACTTATGAGTGAGCAAATGTCTATGCTTGAAAAGGAAAATGATAAAATATTATCTATAAATTATAAAACAGAATTAGGTGAAATATTTATGAACTTAATTTTGTTTAATCAAACTAATTGA
- a CDS encoding midas domain-containing protein, whose protein sequence is MEKEFASVFEKNKDIPLDEYEINKFLERTIDINENEFPVIAVGNSDKETPKINGIITTKEYEEKENSSINDYLEGKEGTEVNNNAYSEEENKNYKNLQETLSLSENDIEVAGEIVDSEMDMSKLFPNTSDNDKKEEIKVEKESENTSELTEEQAEIINNIYSKEENNIHKESEEESLEGYELSNIETVEDFNLDESFKKDDALEYNSDSEDLTSTEIMSNEESNSEDDNLDSDESDLDSLETNLKELSDDIKGNNKSIEDINIEDLIGTDNLLNEDIKDETIRLGESDLDNLEDTLKDLPSDANENVDNNSSKDINIEDLIALENIQNVEENNDEEYLDDDASEEESGLNMREYTDEELLDINNILDDEESPSNEIVEEISENNDKDLSSLEELENLEENINDIEEEYLDDDASEEESGLNMREYTDEELLDINNILDDEESPSNEIVEEISENNDKDLSSLEELENLEENIDDNIAEETESSEENLDLEKKNIVMKSFLMIYQKKV, encoded by the coding sequence GTGGAAAAAGAGTTCGCTAGTGTTTTTGAAAAAAATAAAGACATCCCCCTTGATGAGTATGAAATAAATAAATTCCTAGAAAGAACTATAGATATTAATGAAAATGAATTCCCTGTAATAGCTGTAGGCAATTCTGATAAAGAAACTCCTAAAATAAATGGTATAATAACTACTAAAGAATATGAGGAAAAAGAAAATTCTTCAATTAATGATTATTTAGAAGGTAAAGAAGGAACAGAAGTAAATAATAATGCTTATTCAGAAGAAGAAAATAAGAATTATAAAAATCTTCAGGAAACTTTAAGTTTATCAGAAAATGATATAGAAGTGGCAGGAGAAATAGTTGATTCTGAAATGGATATGTCTAAACTATTTCCAAATACTAGTGATAATGATAAGAAAGAAGAAATTAAAGTTGAAAAAGAATCAGAAAATACATCAGAATTAACAGAAGAACAAGCTGAAATAATAAATAATATATATTCTAAAGAAGAAAATAATATACATAAAGAATCTGAAGAGGAATCTTTAGAGGGCTATGAATTAAGCAATATTGAAACTGTAGAAGATTTTAATTTAGACGAAAGCTTTAAAAAAGATGATGCTTTAGAATATAATAGTGATTCAGAAGATCTAACTTCCACAGAAATAATGTCAAATGAAGAAAGTAATTCTGAAGATGATAATCTTGATTCAGATGAATCAGATTTAGATAGCTTAGAAACTAATTTAAAAGAATTATCAGATGATATAAAAGGTAATAATAAATCAATAGAAGATATTAATATAGAAGATCTAATCGGTACTGATAATTTATTAAATGAAGATATTAAAGATGAAACTATACGTTTAGGTGAATCAGATCTAGATAATTTAGAAGATACTTTAAAAGATTTGCCAAGCGATGCAAATGAAAATGTTGATAATAATTCATCTAAAGATATTAATATAGAAGATTTAATAGCATTAGAAAATATTCAAAACGTAGAAGAAAATAATGATGAAGAATATTTAGACGATGATGCTTCCGAAGAAGAATCAGGTTTAAATATGAGGGAATATACTGATGAAGAACTTCTTGATATTAATAATATCTTAGACGATGAAGAATCTCCATCTAATGAAATAGTCGAAGAAATATCAGAAAATAATGATAAAGATTTATCTTCTTTAGAAGAGCTTGAAAATTTAGAAGAAAATATTAATGATATAGAGGAAGAATATTTAGACGATGATGCTTCCGAAGAAGAATCAGGTTTAAATATGAGGGAATATACCGATGAAGAACTTCTTGATATTAATAATATCTTAGACGATGAAGAATCTCCATCTAATGAAATAGTCGAAGAAATATCAGAAAATAATGATAAAGATTTATCTTCTTTAGAAGAGCTTGAAAATTTAGAAGAAAATATCGATGATAATATAGCGGAAGAAACCGAATCCTCAGAAGAAAATCTAGATTTAGAAAAAAAGAATATAGTGATGAAGAGCTTCTTAATGATATATCAGAAGAAAGTTTAA